One genomic region from Clostridium saccharobutylicum DSM 13864 encodes:
- a CDS encoding late competence development ComFB family protein: MNGVINYMEVLVEEHMEILLKESNSCTCDRCKSDIFALALNNLKPYYVVTQRGRVMTKLQMTEQQFDTDITIEVTRAIEQVKNNPAHNVTIL; this comes from the coding sequence ATGAATGGTGTAATTAATTACATGGAAGTATTAGTGGAAGAGCACATGGAAATATTATTGAAAGAGAGCAATAGTTGTACGTGTGATAGATGTAAGAGCGACATTTTTGCCCTTGCATTAAATAATTTAAAACCTTATTATGTGGTTACACAAAGAGGAAGAGTAATGACAAAGCTACAAATGACTGAACAACAATTTGATACAGATATAACTATTGAAGTCACACGAGCAATTGAACAAGTTAAAAACAATCCTGCTCATAATGTAACCATACTATAA
- a CDS encoding penicillin-binding transpeptidase domain-containing protein, producing MKKNKNIYIIIGIGVVIIPVILCTVAWFIYSKAHKPEYILEQYIQLLNEKEYEKMYDLVDAATKDKVSEEEFVARNKNIYDGIEAKDIQIQVKNVETSGNKSTIQYDIHMNTICGELEFLNTATMEKESRKGYTLKWNSKDIYPDLTDYDKIRISATKSRRGDILDRSGEKLATDSYASNIGIIPGKLGDNRDESVKKISSILGVSIDYINNQLNSSYVKLDMLIPIKTIQYGDDRVASLAQIPGIMITQQDSRIYPLGEKAAHLTGYVQTISKDELEENKDKEYTEKSIIGKSGIEKAYENTLRGIDGIEIYIQNREGEKKTSIISKPVKNGTDLKLTIDNNMQNLLYGQLGNDKGTSVAMNPNTGEVLALVSTPSYNPNDFVLGMDNNKWNSLNNDPNQPLYNRFQGTFTPGSTFKPITAAIGVDSGKINPSTNKNITGLSWRKDSSWGDYYVTRVSDYSGESNLLNGLVYSDNIYFAQAALDIGKDIFKDKLNNFGFGDKIPFEYPLYNSQFAKEGDFKTEVQLADSGYGQGEILLNPVHLASIYTLFQNDGTILTPYLLYQDTPQPKPWKANLISKESANTVLQDLVQVVQNPNGTGHQAYTPGLTIAGKTGTAEIKSTQKDKSGTELGWFVGMTTNKAPNNLLVVMMVEDVKDRGSSHYVVPKVKTALETVK from the coding sequence TTGAAAAAAAATAAAAACATTTACATAATAATTGGTATTGGAGTAGTCATTATTCCTGTTATTCTATGCACTGTGGCATGGTTTATATATAGTAAAGCACATAAACCTGAATATATATTAGAACAATATATTCAATTACTTAATGAAAAAGAATATGAAAAAATGTATGATTTAGTTGATGCAGCGACAAAAGATAAAGTATCTGAAGAAGAATTCGTTGCAAGAAATAAAAATATATATGACGGAATTGAAGCGAAAGATATTCAAATACAAGTTAAAAATGTAGAAACAAGTGGAAATAAATCAACGATACAATATGATATACACATGAATACCATATGTGGAGAACTAGAATTTTTAAATACTGCAACAATGGAAAAGGAATCAAGAAAAGGATATACTTTAAAGTGGAATTCAAAAGATATATATCCAGATTTAACTGACTATGACAAGATTAGAATAAGTGCAACAAAGTCTAGAAGAGGGGATATTTTAGACAGAAGTGGAGAAAAACTCGCAACAGATTCTTATGCATCTAATATAGGAATTATACCGGGAAAATTAGGCGATAATAGAGATGAATCCGTTAAAAAGATTTCTTCAATCTTAGGAGTATCCATAGATTATATAAATAATCAATTAAATTCATCATATGTCAAACTAGACATGCTTATTCCTATTAAAACAATTCAATATGGAGATGATAGAGTTGCAAGTTTAGCACAAATACCTGGTATTATGATAACTCAACAGGATTCAAGAATCTATCCATTGGGCGAAAAAGCTGCACATTTGACAGGGTATGTGCAAACAATAAGTAAAGATGAATTAGAAGAAAATAAAGATAAAGAATATACTGAAAAATCTATAATAGGAAAAAGTGGAATTGAAAAAGCTTATGAAAATACCTTGAGAGGTATAGATGGTATAGAAATATATATACAAAACAGAGAAGGCGAGAAAAAAACTTCTATAATTAGCAAGCCAGTGAAAAATGGTACGGATTTAAAACTAACAATTGACAACAATATGCAAAACTTGTTATATGGACAACTTGGAAATGATAAAGGAACTTCAGTGGCAATGAATCCAAATACCGGAGAGGTTTTAGCACTTGTTAGTACTCCATCATATAATCCAAATGATTTTGTACTTGGAATGGATAATAACAAGTGGAATAGTTTAAATAATGATCCAAATCAACCACTATATAATAGATTTCAAGGAACATTTACACCTGGTTCAACGTTTAAGCCAATAACTGCTGCTATTGGGGTTGATAGTGGAAAAATTAATCCTAGTACTAATAAAAATATAACTGGACTTAGTTGGAGAAAAGATAGTAGTTGGGGTGATTATTATGTTACAAGAGTAAGTGATTATTCTGGAGAATCTAATCTGTTAAATGGTCTTGTTTATTCAGATAATATATATTTTGCTCAAGCAGCTTTAGATATAGGAAAAGATATTTTTAAAGATAAGTTAAATAATTTTGGATTTGGAGATAAAATTCCATTTGAATATCCTTTATATAATTCACAATTTGCTAAAGAGGGTGATTTTAAAACAGAAGTTCAGTTGGCAGATAGTGGATATGGACAAGGAGAAATATTATTAAATCCAGTTCATTTAGCTTCGATATATACATTGTTTCAAAATGATGGTACAATTTTAACTCCGTATCTTTTATATCAAGATACCCCACAGCCAAAACCATGGAAAGCTAATCTTATATCAAAAGAATCTGCTAATACAGTTTTACAAGATTTAGTTCAGGTAGTTCAAAATCCAAATGGGACAGGACACCAAGCGTATACTCCAGGTCTAACTATAGCGGGAAAAACTGGAACTGCGGAAATAAAATCAACTCAAAAGGATAAGAGTGGAACAGAGTTAGGTTGGTTTGTGGGTATGACTACGAATAAAGCACCCAATAATTTATTAGTAGTAATGATGGTAGAAGATGTTAAAGATAGAGGTAGTAGTCATTATGTAGTTCCTAAAGTAAAAACTGCATTGGAAACAGTTAAATAA
- a CDS encoding ketopantoate reductase family protein, whose translation MKIGVIGIGATGGYISAMLCKSNENVYVISSGKTMNAIKNNGIILKNETNDKLVVYPKLVTDDASEAGIMDIVFVCVKEYSLKNAAKAISPMVDNHTLVIPIINGVDGGSKLYSYLGKGKVAEAAMYIVSKVESPGVIKCANKNRKIIISASKERKIYKKRLEEIYNILTKAEIICEVRKDAEVISWEKHMFNYAFNVTDSYYTSSSNKILDDEEKFNTFCNLAKECERVGRAKGINLSKNIYNTTINILMKLYSKNTAPVNNHMSVGKNFELQRFCEEVYRMGQEVGILTPYSKEAYNKLKIS comes from the coding sequence ATGAAAATTGGTGTTATAGGTATTGGTGCTACAGGCGGATATATAAGTGCAATGCTTTGCAAAAGTAATGAAAATGTTTATGTTATTTCAAGTGGAAAAACAATGAATGCAATAAAAAACAACGGAATTATATTAAAAAATGAAACAAATGATAAGTTAGTGGTTTATCCAAAGCTTGTCACAGATGATGCAAGTGAAGCGGGAATTATGGATATTGTGTTTGTTTGTGTAAAAGAATATTCGCTCAAGAATGCAGCAAAAGCTATTTCGCCTATGGTTGATAATCATACACTTGTTATTCCTATCATTAATGGGGTTGACGGTGGAAGTAAATTATATTCTTACTTAGGAAAAGGAAAAGTAGCAGAAGCAGCTATGTACATTGTTTCTAAAGTAGAATCACCAGGGGTAATTAAATGTGCGAATAAAAATAGAAAAATTATTATAAGTGCAAGTAAAGAACGCAAAATTTATAAAAAGAGATTAGAAGAAATATATAATATTTTGACAAAAGCAGAAATTATATGTGAAGTGCGTAAAGATGCGGAAGTGATATCATGGGAAAAACATATGTTTAATTATGCATTTAATGTAACAGATTCATACTACACTTCATCATCAAATAAAATATTAGATGATGAAGAAAAATTTAATACTTTTTGTAATTTAGCTAAAGAATGTGAACGTGTTGGGAGGGCTAAGGGAATTAATCTTTCGAAAAATATTTATAATACTACTATAAATATTCTTATGAAACTATATTCTAAGAACACAGCACCTGTAAATAATCATATGAGTGTTGGTAAAAATTTTGAATTGCAAAGATTTTGCGAAGAAGTTTATAGAATGGGACAGGAAGTGGGAATTTTAACACCTTATAGCAAAGAGGCTTATAATAAATTGAAAATTTCGTGA
- a CDS encoding DUF2971 domain-containing protein has translation MDEKIDFYKIDNLLEEHSVEEVIQYKNKFIPKKLYKYNLLLDEKYLDFELENNKRLNSLECNTIWLSNHKAFNDPFEFEMLAIDKERLKNTNWDIKDVEEQIDIFKERTLVSCFSSKVDNNMPMWAHYANNHKGYCVEYLVEDPNMIFPVSYEGKRTKSAVILTNLVSEIYKSFQKKLTEPTEKFYKYFLYLYFSLCCKNNFWEYENEYRLLYCDLDKQITSGKRININRVGLKVESIYVGLKCEEEYAKRIIKIGNKINCNVYKMEFDKYGEDFGLIPRKIR, from the coding sequence ATGGATGAAAAAATAGATTTTTATAAAATTGATAACTTGTTAGAAGAACATAGTGTTGAAGAAGTTATACAATATAAAAACAAATTTATTCCTAAAAAGTTATATAAATATAATTTATTATTAGATGAAAAATACTTAGATTTTGAGTTGGAGAATAACAAAAGACTAAATTCATTAGAATGTAATACAATTTGGCTCTCGAATCATAAAGCTTTTAACGATCCATTTGAATTTGAAATGCTTGCAATAGATAAAGAAAGATTAAAAAATACTAATTGGGATATTAAGGATGTAGAGGAACAAATAGATATATTTAAAGAGAGAACTTTAGTTTCATGTTTTAGTTCAAAAGTAGATAATAATATGCCTATGTGGGCTCATTATGCTAATAATCATAAGGGATATTGTGTTGAGTATTTAGTAGAGGATCCAAATATGATTTTTCCAGTTTCATATGAAGGAAAGAGGACAAAAAGTGCAGTTATTTTAACTAATTTAGTCTCAGAAATATATAAATCATTTCAAAAAAAATTAACAGAACCAACTGAAAAATTTTATAAATATTTTTTATATTTATATTTTTCACTATGTTGTAAAAATAATTTTTGGGAATATGAAAATGAGTACCGATTATTATATTGTGATTTAGATAAACAAATAACAAGTGGTAAAAGGATAAATATAAATAGAGTAGGATTAAAAGTAGAATCTATATATGTGGGTCTAAAATGTGAAGAAGAATATGCTAAAAGAATAATAAAAATAGGAAACAAGATTAATTGTAATGTTTACAAGATGGAATTTGATAAGTATGGGGAAGATTTTGGACTTATACCTAGGAAAATAAGATAA
- a CDS encoding cold-shock protein gives MASTTGVVKWYDKEKGYGFISCNGGNDVFAHHSQIKDKGPDKELNEGENVTFDIKENEKGPMATNIQSL, from the coding sequence ATGGCAAGTACAACTGGAGTAGTTAAATGGTATGATAAAGAAAAAGGATATGGATTCATATCCTGCAATGGTGGAAATGATGTGTTTGCACATCACTCTCAAATAAAAGATAAAGGACCTGACAAAGAGTTAAATGAAGGAGAAAATGTTACTTTTGATATTAAAGAAAATGAAAAAGGTCCTATGGCTACAAATATTCAAAGCTTATAA
- a CDS encoding [Fe-Fe] hydrogenase large subunit C-terminal domain-containing protein yields MNSKYNDLFDELVKSYYEGNFDETLSSIMVCHEKSPQETFEIITSLCGVNIKFDNNYIYNIKKAITNYAVNKRIVKKLEDCSANCSKDGNEKFKCEAACPFNAISYDSKKKNTYIDSNLCVNCGLCVDSCPNGRILDKVEFIPVMNLIHDSKTVIAAVAPAIAGQFGDDVTLDMLRAAFIKLGFTDMIEVAFAADILSIKEAVEFDKHVNGPKDLMITSCCCPIWVGMLKKVYTELVPDLSPSVSPMIAAGRIIKKLNKDAKVVFVGPCIAKKAEAKEKDIAGAIDFVLTFQELDEIFKALNIEPNKMKGIPSIEYASRGGRLYARSGGVSIAISEVIEELYPEKFKHFKSAQVSDVKDCKEMLENALQGKIDANFIEGMGCPGGCVGGPKRIIPTDKGKICVDNTAYDSPIKVPLHSDVLDDVLNNINITSLEDFKDEEKVSILERTF; encoded by the coding sequence ATGAATAGTAAATATAATGATTTATTTGATGAATTAGTTAAATCATATTATGAAGGTAATTTTGATGAAACTCTTTCTAGTATTATGGTTTGTCATGAAAAATCTCCACAAGAAACTTTTGAAATTATTACTTCATTATGTGGTGTTAATATTAAATTTGATAATAACTATATATATAACATAAAAAAAGCAATAACAAATTACGCAGTCAATAAAAGAATAGTAAAAAAACTTGAAGACTGCTCAGCTAATTGTTCTAAAGATGGCAATGAAAAATTTAAGTGCGAAGCAGCATGCCCATTTAATGCTATAAGTTACGATAGCAAAAAGAAAAATACATACATAGATTCTAATCTATGTGTTAATTGTGGTTTATGTGTAGACTCTTGCCCTAATGGACGTATTTTAGATAAAGTTGAATTTATTCCTGTTATGAATTTAATACATGATAGTAAAACAGTAATTGCCGCTGTTGCTCCTGCAATTGCCGGACAATTTGGAGATGATGTAACTTTAGATATGTTAAGAGCTGCATTTATTAAATTAGGTTTCACTGATATGATAGAAGTAGCATTTGCTGCTGATATACTCTCAATTAAAGAAGCTGTTGAGTTTGATAAGCATGTAAATGGACCTAAAGATTTAATGATAACATCTTGTTGCTGTCCTATATGGGTTGGAATGCTTAAAAAGGTTTATACTGAGCTTGTTCCTGATCTTTCACCTTCTGTATCTCCTATGATTGCTGCTGGCCGTATTATTAAAAAGCTTAATAAAGATGCCAAAGTAGTATTTGTAGGGCCATGTATTGCTAAAAAGGCAGAAGCTAAGGAAAAAGACATAGCTGGTGCTATAGATTTCGTATTAACTTTCCAAGAACTTGATGAAATATTTAAAGCTTTAAACATTGAACCTAATAAAATGAAAGGTATTCCTTCAATCGAATATGCATCAAGAGGCGGTCGTTTATACGCTCGTAGTGGTGGTGTCTCAATTGCAATATCGGAAGTTATAGAAGAACTTTATCCAGAAAAATTCAAACATTTTAAATCAGCTCAAGTTTCTGACGTTAAAGATTGCAAGGAGATGTTAGAAAATGCATTGCAAGGAAAAATCGATGCTAATTTTATCGAAGGTATGGGATGTCCTGGTGGCTGTGTTGGCGGTCCAAAAAGAATTATTCCTACTGATAAAGGAAAAATTTGCGTTGATAATACTGCATATGATTCACCTATAAAAGTTCCTCTTCATAGCGATGTCCTTGATGATGTTTTAAATAATATCAATATAACTTCTTTAGAAGATTTTAAAGATGAAGAAAAAGTTAGCATTCTAGAACGTACATTTTAA
- a CDS encoding LuxR C-terminal-related transcriptional regulator, giving the protein MKIVHDFFKNINSEFTIDRKMLNEKIDNAIILNKIIFVFAPIGWGKTIAISYYANKFLKNVVWYNFDEEDNNRSVLRHLIEQRKNTKLNIKRYIIFDNFDLMKDNTVLEGICNFIDTCSKNYKFMIISRKKIPSCFSRFIIRNEINIINKDDLAFNNKEIKEFYLKNEISLRDSDIKKIFIHTDGWPICINIGLINLKLNKNETIDDIFENNEYIEDFLNRSIWNKCSENAKRIFLIASLFEEISLEQCIEITGEIRSEEFLNLLLSANKDKYYSFNPIVLQFIRKKYDQISSEEIIKSYKKGGKWFEKNELYLDAANAYYNAGDIENEAKNLERFCNIPSSVTRFSLVKHYIMRLPSEIINNSITLCSVMAIFEIIYYNPDAAKIWYEKLLSMKRNALQYKKENANDEIDEKYKKIIKNINEKKIYICIGLPQMSNYNLVHMFYYMHKRRNSSSGKIIKNISITGNLPTIIRGIRDFSEILNNYDFDKKNKMNLILEDVLGEYSIGLVDFACAEVEYEQNKLNDALINFTREIIKYNDSAHIDILYIGYILLEKTMCASGYIKDANMVLISLEKMVKDRNALYLMNNIKAAYTRKHLLNGDVDKAKEWLKNYLNKAEKKFNLLGMYEYFTKARIYIATKQYGKAICYLEILYTLNKSYNNKINIAECCILQAIALNRDDHKEEAFKKIDEAINICEPYKYIRIFADEGEASYEILNQYYKNAKLHSNLSEEYLKELLNESRKFSEMYPEYLKKDTEIRNVKLTKSEIAVLKLINKGMSNSEISDYLNITKDTVKFHIKNIYSKLGVRNRLKAVQYAKKVGMFE; this is encoded by the coding sequence ATGAAAATAGTTCACGATTTTTTTAAGAATATCAACAGTGAGTTTACCATTGATAGAAAGATGTTAAATGAGAAGATTGATAATGCAATAATTCTTAATAAAATAATTTTTGTTTTCGCACCTATTGGATGGGGAAAAACCATTGCTATTAGTTATTATGCTAATAAATTTTTAAAAAATGTAGTATGGTATAACTTTGATGAAGAAGATAACAATAGAAGTGTATTAAGACATTTAATAGAGCAAAGAAAAAATACTAAACTAAATATTAAAAGATATATTATTTTTGATAATTTTGATTTGATGAAGGATAATACAGTGTTAGAAGGAATATGTAATTTTATTGATACATGTTCCAAAAATTATAAGTTTATGATTATAAGCAGAAAAAAAATACCATCATGTTTTAGTAGATTTATAATTAGGAATGAAATAAATATAATTAATAAAGACGATTTGGCTTTTAATAATAAGGAAATAAAAGAATTCTATTTAAAAAATGAAATTAGCTTAAGGGACAGTGATATAAAAAAAATTTTTATACATACAGATGGATGGCCAATTTGTATAAATATAGGATTAATTAATCTCAAATTGAATAAAAATGAAACTATAGATGATATTTTTGAGAATAATGAATATATAGAAGATTTTTTAAATAGAAGTATTTGGAACAAATGCAGTGAAAATGCTAAACGAATTTTTCTAATTGCATCACTTTTCGAAGAGATAAGTTTAGAACAATGTATAGAAATTACTGGTGAAATAAGAAGTGAAGAATTTTTAAATTTACTTTTAAGTGCGAATAAAGATAAGTATTATAGTTTCAATCCAATAGTTCTACAATTTATAAGAAAAAAGTACGACCAAATAAGTTCTGAGGAGATAATTAAAAGTTATAAAAAAGGAGGAAAATGGTTCGAAAAAAATGAGCTATATCTTGATGCAGCTAATGCGTATTATAATGCTGGAGATATAGAAAATGAAGCCAAGAACTTGGAAAGATTCTGTAATATACCTAGTTCTGTTACAAGGTTTTCATTAGTAAAGCATTATATAATGAGATTGCCGAGTGAGATTATAAATAATAGTATAACTCTGTGTAGTGTTATGGCAATATTTGAAATTATATATTATAATCCAGATGCGGCAAAAATATGGTATGAGAAGCTGTTAAGTATGAAGAGAAATGCATTACAATATAAGAAAGAAAATGCTAATGATGAAATTGATGAAAAATATAAAAAAATAATAAAAAATATTAATGAAAAAAAAATATATATATGCATTGGATTGCCACAAATGAGCAATTATAATTTAGTTCATATGTTTTATTATATGCATAAAAGAAGAAATAGTAGTAGCGGCAAGATTATTAAGAATATTAGCATAACAGGAAATTTGCCAACCATTATAAGGGGCATTAGAGATTTCAGTGAAATATTAAACAATTATGATTTTGACAAAAAAAATAAGATGAATTTAATATTAGAAGACGTATTAGGAGAATACTCTATAGGGTTGGTTGATTTCGCATGTGCAGAAGTTGAGTATGAACAAAACAAATTAAACGATGCATTAATAAATTTTACAAGAGAAATCATAAAGTATAATGATAGCGCACATATTGACATACTATACATAGGATATATATTACTTGAAAAAACTATGTGTGCAAGTGGCTATATAAAGGATGCTAATATGGTTTTGATTAGTTTAGAAAAAATGGTGAAAGATAGAAATGCGTTGTATCTTATGAATAATATCAAAGCTGCATATACTAGAAAGCATCTTTTAAATGGTGATGTGGATAAAGCAAAAGAGTGGTTAAAAAATTACTTAAATAAAGCGGAAAAAAAATTTAATCTTTTAGGTATGTATGAATATTTTACTAAAGCCAGGATTTATATTGCAACTAAGCAATATGGTAAAGCAATTTGCTATTTAGAAATACTATATACGCTAAATAAAAGTTATAATAATAAAATTAATATAGCTGAATGTTGTATTCTTCAAGCTATTGCATTAAATAGAGATGATCATAAAGAAGAAGCTTTTAAAAAAATTGATGAAGCTATAAATATATGTGAACCGTATAAATATATAAGGATTTTTGCTGATGAAGGAGAAGCTTCATATGAAATTTTAAATCAGTATTATAAAAATGCAAAATTACATAGTAACTTAAGCGAGGAATATCTTAAGGAATTATTGAATGAATCAAGAAAATTTAGTGAAATGTATCCAGAATATCTTAAGAAAGATACAGAAATAAGAAATGTTAAACTTACAAAATCAGAGATAGCAGTTTTAAAACTAATTAATAAAGGTATGAGTAATTCTGAAATAAGTGATTATTTAAACATTACAAAAGATACGGTAAAATTTCATATAAAAAATATATATAGTAAGTTGGGTGTAAGAAATAGACTAAAAGCTGTTCAATATGCAAAAAAAGTTGGAATGTTCGAATAG
- a CDS encoding VOC family protein, with the protein MEVQMLHTCIRVKNLEKSLRFYEDALGLIETRRKDFPEYKFTLVYLSNELGGYEIELTYNYDVEKPYELGNGFSHTAIGVKNLEEMRNKHISLGYEVTDLKGLPGSKPDYYFVTDPDGYKIEVIRR; encoded by the coding sequence ATGGAAGTACAAATGTTACATACATGCATAAGAGTTAAGAACTTAGAAAAATCTTTAAGATTTTATGAAGATGCACTAGGGCTTATTGAAACTAGGAGAAAGGATTTCCCAGAATATAAGTTTACACTTGTTTATTTATCAAATGAACTTGGAGGATATGAGATTGAACTTACTTACAATTATGATGTCGAGAAGCCTTATGAGCTAGGAAATGGATTTAGTCATACTGCAATTGGAGTAAAGAACTTAGAAGAAATGAGAAATAAACATATATCATTAGGATATGAAGTTACTGATTTGAAAGGATTACCAGGATCAAAGCCAGATTATTACTTTGTAACTGATCCAGATGGATATAAAATAGAGGTTATAAGAAGATAA
- a CDS encoding NADAR family protein, whose protein sequence is MYGVKDVQAKFRAGEQLEYIFFWGHQKTLNGTVTKTCLSQWYQEPFEMNNFTYQCAEQYMMAEKARIFKDEEALDKILKAYHPNQMKLIGKNIKNFDLKIWNEVKFDIVKIANLGKFSQNYKLKKYLRSTKNKILVQANPHDKVWGIGFSENDCLSQNPLYWNGENLLGFVLMNVREILL, encoded by the coding sequence ATGTATGGAGTTAAAGATGTACAAGCTAAGTTTAGAGCTGGTGAACAACTTGAATATATATTTTTTTGGGGACATCAAAAGACATTAAATGGAACTGTAACTAAAACATGTCTTAGTCAATGGTATCAAGAACCATTTGAAATGAATAATTTTACCTATCAATGTGCAGAACAATATATGATGGCTGAGAAAGCAAGAATATTTAAAGATGAAGAAGCACTTGATAAAATACTCAAAGCATATCATCCTAATCAGATGAAATTGATTGGTAAAAATATAAAAAATTTTGATTTGAAAATTTGGAATGAAGTAAAGTTTGATATAGTTAAAATTGCGAATTTGGGGAAGTTTTCTCAGAATTATAAACTAAAAAAATATCTGCGTTCAACAAAAAATAAAATTTTAGTACAAGCAAACCCTCATGATAAAGTTTGGGGAATTGGATTTTCAGAAAATGATTGTTTATCTCAAAATCCTTTGTATTGGAATGGAGAAAATCTGCTAGGATTTGTTTTAATGAATGTAAGAGAAATTTTGTTATAA
- a CDS encoding LysR family transcriptional regulator, which produces MTFDLNLYKVFFVVAQCKNISRASELLFVSQPAVSKSIKTLENSIKLTLFSRNSKGVNLTPEGEILFTHIEKAFKQIDLGENILEKLKNKEIGNINLGVSTTVGKSYFLPKFRNFSKEYSHFKINIINKPTLDTINLIKEDKLDLGIIASCKNEIPNEADLQFIKLCQMQDIFVANNTYLKKLNYKSIDDIFSRGSFMLLEKPNATREHIDEYFNKQNLKITPYIEASNMDFLIECAKTGLGITSIIEDFSLTDLEKGSLIEIPLDKKIPPRYIGIIYKNSTSLSIAAKTLIDFLKNEHAINMQ; this is translated from the coding sequence ATGACATTCGATTTGAATCTTTATAAGGTATTTTTTGTTGTTGCTCAATGTAAAAATATATCCCGTGCATCAGAACTGCTTTTTGTTTCTCAGCCAGCTGTAAGCAAATCTATAAAAACACTAGAAAACTCAATTAAATTAACTCTTTTTTCACGTAATTCAAAAGGTGTTAATTTAACACCTGAAGGAGAAATATTATTCACTCATATAGAAAAAGCTTTTAAACAGATCGATTTAGGAGAAAATATTTTAGAAAAGTTAAAAAACAAAGAGATTGGAAATATAAATTTAGGCGTGAGTACTACAGTTGGAAAAAGCTATTTTTTACCCAAATTTAGAAATTTTTCAAAAGAATACTCACATTTCAAAATTAATATTATAAATAAACCTACATTAGATACAATCAATTTAATTAAAGAAGATAAATTAGATTTAGGTATTATTGCATCATGTAAAAATGAAATTCCAAATGAAGCTGATCTTCAATTTATTAAACTTTGCCAAATGCAAGATATTTTTGTAGCTAATAATACTTATCTAAAAAAATTGAATTATAAATCAATCGATGACATATTTTCTCGTGGTTCATTTATGCTTCTAGAAAAACCTAATGCCACTAGAGAACATATTGATGAATATTTTAATAAACAAAATTTAAAAATAACACCTTATATTGAAGCTAGCAATATGGATTTTTTAATCGAATGTGCAAAGACCGGACTTGGAATCACATCTATAATAGAGGATTTTTCACTTACTGATTTAGAAAAAGGTAGTCTTATTGAGATTCCTCTTGATAAAAAAATTCCTCCCAGATATATTGGAATCATTTATAAAAATTCCACAAGCTTATCTATAGCTGCCAAAACACTAATTGACTTTTTAAAAAATGAGCATGCTATTAACATGCAATAA